From Haloplanus sp. GDY1:
GTTTCCCTCCGCCTTAACTTTGGAAACCGGTCGTGGACTGACTGATTCCACTGGGTCGTTCGAGTTGTTGAGTTCAATCTGTTCGATGGCGAGTTCCATCCCTTCGTCGGATAGACTTGATTCCTCGTCCCCCTCACCACTGTCGGCTGCTGTATTCGACCTAGTGACACGAGTATATTCTTCCTCCGTCCCCTGGTCCTCAGGAACGTCTCCACGACGATCGTCTCTATCAGTCATTCTCCGCAGTATGCCCGTGCTCCGAGAGTAATTGGAGAATCTGATTTCGAGCAGCTGAATCTGTCCCGTATTTACTCTGATGAGTAAAGACTGGTTGATCGTTTTCAATCCATAATGGCATACGGAACACATATCTCGCGAACCGAAATTGTTCTCCCTGATCGAGGTTCGTTTGCTTCTTTACTGCCTGGAGCCAGCGCTGTCCCCCGTGAATTCGTTCATTACCTTCCGCCCATGACTGATAGAAGAGATACTGAAGCGGAGAGAGCTTGTCTTTATCTTGAGGAGCATCGATCGAGAGGTCGAACGGAGCATCAGTGTTGAGCAGCTTGACGAGATTATCGCGGCACTTCTCGTCTAGGACCTGCTCGTCCTCCTGCTCATCTGTAACAATCTCGAGTTTCACTAATCGCTGCTGTTCATTATCGTCTAAAGCCCCTTGCGCGTGGCGCCACTCAACACCGACATTTACACGTAGGAGTGCGGTGAGAGTTGGTTCTGCCGGTGGACAGAGGCTGATCACTCGCTGTACCCATTCCCCGGCAGCGTTTGTCGTTGCGACACTCGCGTCTGGTAATTCGAAGAACTGATCCGGCATACTGTACGCATCCGGGTCGGCGTTGGATTCCTCCGCGAAGGTGGCCGGATCGTCATCTAAGATCTCGGTGAGCTTACTCTCAAGGCTCACAAGTGCATCGAGCGTATCTCGAAACGTTGTGGCACCGGTCAGTTCGATCGATTCAATATAGGTCGATTCGCGGGGATACTCTTCGAATTGATCAAGCGTGCTGGACTCGAGGTGAAGTGCGGAAGTTTGCTCGCTATTGACCGTCCATTCGAATTCCGACAGCCACCACGGCAACCGGTTTGCATCACCCTCAACGGAGCCAACGAGTCCCCCGTGTGCATCCTCGATCTCCGCGTACGTCCGCTCGGTGCCAACGATCCCGAGTTTCTGTTCGAGGTCTTCGACGACCTCACGCTGAAATTGGTCGCCCGACGGGAGTGCGTTGAGCTTGACGACGAGCTGCTTGAGGTATCCATCGTCAAGCCACTCGAATAACGACTGCGTCGATGGTGACTGAGACACGGTGGTCTCAACACAAAGAATATTGAAATAGATTAGCCATCGGTTCTTGTGGGAATCAACCGCTACTTCTAGAAGATTGAGACCCGATACGTAGACATCAGGGGGAGGGGTAATCCAGCCGACCCTATCATCAAAACGCAGTGGCATAAGTGCGGAACGCAGTAGTCAGCCGTCTTGATATGACGGTGGGTTCTCTATATTTGCAGAAGTATCTAACATTAAGCCAGCCACCACTCATCAATAACCCCCAGTCCGACGGCGCCTACGGATACGTCCGTAGTAAGACTTCGAACAACGGGTTGTAATTTATTTTGACCGGTTTGTACACCCCTCCACGGTGAGGGCGTCCAGAACTCCAATTCACCATGCCACTCGACCATCGACACAACGACCACCAGCAGGTCATCGACGACCTCAGCCCGCATGCCACGACGAGAGTCCGTGTCTCTACAAAGCGAGCCGACCGCCTTCGCGAGTTCATCCTCGGCCATCTCCCTGCCGGTGTGACTGTCGACGTAGTCATCACGTCCGGCGTCCAGACCGCAGCCGTCCTGCCCGCCGACATCGAAGCTATCGTCTCCTCAGACGCCACCGACATCGAACGCGCCCAGGCCGGACAATTCCTCGCCGGCATCGATGCCGACTATCTCGTCCTAGTCACGGGAACCGAGGCCGACCTCACGCGGGTTCCACTCAACGACCAGCTCACCGCCGACCACGCCCACCAGTTCGGCCTCGCCTTCCACGAACTCCTACACATCCTCAAGACGGCGATTACCGCGATCGGTGAGTTGCTGGACTCTGAAATCGACGCGCAGTATCATGCGCAGGTCCACGACCTCATCAACATCATCGAGGATGGCGCGATCGAGAGCGAGGCCATCCACGGCGAGAACTTCAGCGATAACGCCGGTATTCGTCTTGAACTCACCCGTCGACTCCACTCACAGACGCCCGACGATATCCCCGACGGACAGGAGATCCGCTACTCGTTCTGGGATGCTGTCACCTCTTGTCTGTACGACGAAGCCATCTATCCGACCGGCATCACAGACGCCCTCCTCGACGAGGATGACGACCGAGTTGTCTTCAAGAGCGAGGCCGACCGCGACGCGTTCCGAGCCATCCACGAGGAACTGTGCACCCTCGCGCGTGACGCACTGGCAATTCGGAGTGCCGACCGTGACGACACCACCCACGCCCATGATAAGACTGCGTCCGTTCGTCGCGCCCGTCGCGTCATCCAGACCTGGACCGACCACATCCAGCCCGTCCTTGAAGCCGACGAGCAAGCACAAGGACGGGGCCAAATCCAGGAGCGTCAGGACGACGAGCAGCGTCAACGGTCGGAGCCCGACGGAGACGCCAGAGGCCGCCCCGAGTCAGCGTCTGACCCCGACGAGGACGGCGGCATCTCCAGTAGAAACGAACACCCACACAACGACACAGGGGACGTCTCAGCCACGCCCAGTGACAACGTCGAGCCAGCACTTCCCGAAGACTTCGATCCGAGCGAGGTATCTCTCTCACGTGAGGCGACCGACGACCCACACCAGAACATCTTCGAGCAACCGCAGGTCACTCCCGATCCCGATCTCGACGATATCGATGCTGAATCTTCTGACTCATGCCCCGGCGACCCAGCGGGCGACACCAACACCGAGAGGGGTCCCGCCGGAGCGTCCCCATCCGAGAGCGGTGAGGAGAGTAGTGGTGAAGGTAGGCAGAGCGGTGACGGTGACGGTGGCCGCCAGTCCGGTGACGACCCAATACCGACCAGCCGTGCACAGGCGATTGCCCAAGCCACCGAGCAGGCTCGGGAACGCGAAGGGGCAGGCGCAAACCCCCCGACCGGGAGCGGTTCTGGAGCCCGGTCGAGTTGTGGAGGCCATTCTACGAGTAGGTCGCCCGAGGGTCAGCACCCTCATGAGCAGGTTAGTCAGCTCACGCTCGGAACCTTCGACGAGAAACCGGATACCTACACGGAGGATTCCAGTGAAGCATCGGCGCCATCGAGTGAGAGTGACGGTCACCAAGGGACCCAAGAGTCCCGAGACGGTGCCTCTTCAGGCGTCGACGAGGAACCTGACGATTTGGATAACACAGGTTCTACAGGTTCTACGGGTAGTGCACGCGACGAAAGTCAGGAAGTCCCCGATGGGCCGGCCCATGCACAGAGTTCCTCGCGGTCACGCCAAGAAGAGCAGTCGGCATACGAGGAGGCACTCACAGGAGACGAGCGTGCAGCCCATACGGAAGCCGACCGCGAGCGAATCGATGAGCGGGCCCTCGAGGACGAACTCGACTCGTTAGCCGAGCACCTCGACCGACAACACCGCCAGAAAACACCAGATGCTCCAAACGATGAGAACAGCGGACGGAGTGGAGGGGGAGGATACTCGCCTGGGAACCTCACCGACCTCGAAATACACTCCGTCGCTGACGACCTCGTCCCGCCCCGTGAGTGGGCCGCCATCGAAGACGGCGCTGGCCGAGTCGCCGACACGCTCGAAATGTATCTTCGACTCGACCGACGCGAGAGCACCCGACGTGGTCTCTCCGCCGGGGCCTACGACACTCGCGCCGGCCATCGCCTCGCCATCGGCGACGCCCGCGTGTGCAAGAGCCGGACGATGGGCAACGAGAAACAGTACGCCCTCGTCCTCATTCTTGACCGCTCGGGGTCGATGCGAGGCGGGTCACCGGCGAAGATTGATGTCGCAACCCAGGCCCTCACTCGATTCGCACTCGCTGCCGAAAACCTCGGCATCCGCGTCGCCGTCATCGACTTCATCCACGGGACCGCGCGTCTCGTCAAGCCATTCAGCATCGAGACGCGACACGTCCAGGCATCGCTCCTCGATACCACCTGTGGCGGTGGGACGCCACTCGCTGATGCGATCAGCCTTGCGAATGACTTGGTCGAAGCCCAACGCGACGACCCCCTCATCATCAGCGTCGGCGACGACCAGACCTCGGCCGACGCCGTGAAGGACGTCATTCGGCGGGCCTACGCCCCGGTGTGCTCGCTCACCATCGCGACCGACACCGAGCCCGGCACGCTCTCGGGGTCGGCCTCAGAACTCGCTACCTACTACGAACGCCAGGAGACGGTCTACAGGCCCGAGCGACTTGACAACCGCCTCGATCAGTTCGCCAGCCTCCTTGCCGGTCTCTGAGCACTACTCATGGCCAGTTTGTCGCCCCCGAAACGGTAGCGGGGCGTCCCTCCGACGCCCACACCAGTCACCGAACTATGTCCTCTCGAACACTCCACACAGCCGACGGCGACGTGCCCACACTCTCACTGCCACCGGGGGCTCTCGCCCACACCGACCGCGAATACGAGTACGACGTCGAACGCGACCCGGCCAACGTCGAACCCATCGAACACCAGATTCGCCTTGACTTCATGCGCGGTGGGCCAATCCGTCGCGACCAACTCCTCGGCAACTACAACCCGTGGAAGTACGACCCGGCGAATCCCGCGACTCACCCCTGGCAGGGCGTCAAGCAGAAGCCGCTCGGCCTCGCCTACGCCGAGACCTCCTGTGCCGCACGAATCAACGAAGAGGTGCGATTCTACCACCACGTCGACGATGACGCCGTCCTCGCCGATGCACCGGCGTTCCTCGCCGCACGACTCCGAACCGCCCGCGAAAACTCCGACCCAGAACAGGCACTCGAAGAAGAACGCCAGCGCCGGCAAAAATGGTATCGCGAACTCATCCCCGGCCCAAACCTCAGCCAAGTTCTCAAAGACTCGTCGTACGGCTCACTCATCGAGAAGTGCATCGTCCCCGAGCCCGACGCTGACAACCTCCTCGAACACAACGCCTTCGTCGGCATGGTCCTCGTCGACAAAGACACCGACCCCGACGCCTTCGCCCGTGATCGCGAACTCGATTCCGCGTTCGTCCTTCGAGAATCCGCGCTCTCCCATATCCAGACCGATGATCCCGTTCGACTCGCCGACTACGGCATCGAACTCCCCGCCCCACTCCTGGTCGGTGAATACGGAAGCGGCAGTCAGTATCCGTTCATTCCGTGGGGCGACGCGCTGACGTGTGCGTGTCCATACAAGCAATCCGCGCCGTGGCGAGTGATGTGCAAACACGAACTCCTAGCGAGCGTCGTCTGTGGCGGCCGTGACTCGATTTTCCTTCCCATCTCCCGAGGTCTGGAGGTCCCGCACCGATCCCGCCGATTGGTCAGCCCTGAATTCGCCGTCTCTCACCAGTCGCGAGCGGAGGACTACAACCGATGACGACATTGCTCGAGCGTGAACACCGAGAGCTCGTCACCGACCCACTCGACGACATTAGTCAGCAGACCGGCGACTCGCCGTATCAGGTCTTTTTCGATTGGATCGACCTCGCCCTCGCCAGTTTCATCGGCGATGAAGACGCCTACCAGAGGCCACTCGTTCGATACGCAAACGACGGCCGTGACGAGGATACCGTTCGAAACCTTGCCACACTTCATGCGAACGCCCTCGGAGGGCTTGTTCTCGCGATGGAACAGACCAACGAAGATGTCCTCGGCGGCGTCTACGAGCACTATGGGCTGACGAGCAACCACTTCGGCCAGTACTTCACGCCCGGCGCGGTGAGCCGGGCGATGGCCGCGATGAATCTCCCTGATGGCGACGACCTCCGCGAGGCCACTCCCGAGAGCCCACTCGTCATCGGCGATATCACTGGGTGTGGGAGTGGCCGACTCCTCGTCGATAGCGCCAACCACTTGCGTAAAATTTCCCCGGAAACCCCCGCCGTCTACCTGGGGTACGACAAAGACCCCATCTGCGCGAAGATGGCCGT
This genomic window contains:
- a CDS encoding N-6 DNA methylase; the protein is MTTLLEREHRELVTDPLDDISQQTGDSPYQVFFDWIDLALASFIGDEDAYQRPLVRYANDGRDEDTVRNLATLHANALGGLVLAMEQTNEDVLGGVYEHYGLTSNHFGQYFTPGAVSRAMAAMNLPDGDDLREATPESPLVIGDITGCGSGRLLVDSANHLRKISPETPAVYLGYDKDPICAKMAVLNFVLNDLTGYVLLGDALKLEAHRAWFVSVAQLVKGNHPVKALDADERDRVLARYFGMLPGDDVTEPATAHAASVEPALDVTLDSENTAQVGFDEFA
- a CDS encoding VWA domain-containing protein produces the protein MPLDHRHNDHQQVIDDLSPHATTRVRVSTKRADRLREFILGHLPAGVTVDVVITSGVQTAAVLPADIEAIVSSDATDIERAQAGQFLAGIDADYLVLVTGTEADLTRVPLNDQLTADHAHQFGLAFHELLHILKTAITAIGELLDSEIDAQYHAQVHDLINIIEDGAIESEAIHGENFSDNAGIRLELTRRLHSQTPDDIPDGQEIRYSFWDAVTSCLYDEAIYPTGITDALLDEDDDRVVFKSEADRDAFRAIHEELCTLARDALAIRSADRDDTTHAHDKTASVRRARRVIQTWTDHIQPVLEADEQAQGRGQIQERQDDEQRQRSEPDGDARGRPESASDPDEDGGISSRNEHPHNDTGDVSATPSDNVEPALPEDFDPSEVSLSREATDDPHQNIFEQPQVTPDPDLDDIDAESSDSCPGDPAGDTNTERGPAGASPSESGEESSGEGRQSGDGDGGRQSGDDPIPTSRAQAIAQATEQAREREGAGANPPTGSGSGARSSCGGHSTSRSPEGQHPHEQVSQLTLGTFDEKPDTYTEDSSEASAPSSESDGHQGTQESRDGASSGVDEEPDDLDNTGSTGSTGSARDESQEVPDGPAHAQSSSRSRQEEQSAYEEALTGDERAAHTEADRERIDERALEDELDSLAEHLDRQHRQKTPDAPNDENSGRSGGGGYSPGNLTDLEIHSVADDLVPPREWAAIEDGAGRVADTLEMYLRLDRRESTRRGLSAGAYDTRAGHRLAIGDARVCKSRTMGNEKQYALVLILDRSGSMRGGSPAKIDVATQALTRFALAAENLGIRVAVIDFIHGTARLVKPFSIETRHVQASLLDTTCGGGTPLADAISLANDLVEAQRDDPLIISVGDDQTSADAVKDVIRRAYAPVCSLTIATDTEPGTLSGSASELATYYERQETVYRPERLDNRLDQFASLLAGL